Proteins encoded by one window of Drosophila melanogaster chromosome X:
- the Neb-cGP gene encoding Neb-cGP, isoform A, producing the protein MAGEGEKLTGLSKIFNGTTMSGRANVAKATYAVMGLLIAYQVLKPKKK; encoded by the exons ATGGCTGGCGAAGGCGAGAAACTGACCGGCCTGTCGAAAATCTTCAATGGCACCACCATGAGCGGCCGTGCAAAT GTGGCCAAGGCCACGTACGCCGTGATGGGCCTGCTGATCGCCTACCAGGTGCTGAAGCCCAAGAAGAAGTAG